In the genome of Euleptes europaea isolate rEulEur1 chromosome 7, rEulEur1.hap1, whole genome shotgun sequence, one region contains:
- the GPR137 gene encoding integral membrane protein GPR137, whose product MEKVLGNLSEVVPASRLTPAFPPAVKVGLTALYMALYALLFLSVYAQLWLVLFYRHKKFSYQTVFLFLCLFWAALRTTLFSFYFRNTLKANHLGPFFFWLLYCCPVCLQFFTLTLMNLYFAQVVFKAKAKYRPELTRGLLAVRGACLGASILFLVVNVACAVLVRARRAEPWAVVLARVLINDSLFVLGAVSLALCLCLVARGSPSTRIYLEAKGTTLCQTAAMGGTIVLLYASRACYNLAALALSSRTRLDSFDYDWYNVSDQADLITDLGDQGYIVFGLILFVWELLPTTLLVGFFRVHRPAQDMSASRVFNRQLGVSRSYFFDHPGQRDSEGLTSSLTGRLGSGSWYGSINHSSVGEQDWFGGHPPTAPLLFSQAAVSGSHHHSLYSTPQN is encoded by the exons ATGGAGAAAGTCCTCGGCAACCTCAGCGAGGTCGTTCCAGCTTCACGCCTCACGCCGGCCTTCCCGCCGGCAGTCAAGGTTGGGCTCACGGCGCTGTACATGGCGCTGTACGCCTTGCTTTTCCTCTCAGTCTACGCCCAGCTCTGGCTGGTTCTCTTCTATCGCCACAAGAAGTTCAGCTACCAGactgtcttcctcttcctctgcctcTTCTGGGCCGCCTTGCGCACCACCCTCTTCTCCTTCTACTTCAGAAACACCCTCAAGGCCAACCACTTGGGTCCTTTCTTCTTCTGGCTTCTCTACTGCTGCCCGGTCTGCCTGCAGTTCTTCACCTTGACCCTCATGAACCTGTATTTTGCCCAG GTGGTTTTCAAGGCCAAAGCAAAATACCGCCCTGAACTGACCAGAGGCCT GTTGGCAGTGCGGGGGGCATGCTTGGGTGCCAGCATCCTCTTCCTAGTGGTGAACGTGGCGTGTGCCGTGCTCGTGCGGGCACGCCGGGCGGAGCCCTGGGCCGTGGTGCTGGCGCGGGTCCTCATCAATGACTCGCTGTTCGTGCTGGGGGCCGTCTCTCTCGCCCTCTGTCTCTGCCTCGTTGCCCGTGGCTCCCCTTCCACCCGGATCTACCTGGAAGCCAAG GGCACCACCCTGTGCCAAACGGCTGCCATGGGCGGCACCATCGTCTTGCTGTACGCCAGCCGGGCATGCTACAACCTGGCTGCCTTGGCCCTGTCCTCCCGCACCCGTCTCGACTCTTTCGACTATGACTGGTACAACGTATCGGACCAG GCGGATCTAATCACAGACTTGGGAGACCAAGGATACATCGTCTTCGGCCTCATCCTCtttgtttgggaactgctgcccaCTACCTTGCTGGTTGGCTTCTTCCGGGTGCACCGGCCTGCTCAGGATATG AGTGCCAGCCGTGTCTTCAACCGGCAGCTTGGAGTCTCCCGCTCCTATTTCTTTGACCATCCTGGACAGCGTGATAGTGAAGGACTGACCAGCAG CCTGACGGGGCGACTAGGCAGCGGAAGCTGGTACGGCTCCATCAACCACAGCAGCGTCGGTGAGCAGGACTGGTTTGGGGGTCACCCTCCCACGGCCCCCCTTCTCTTCTCACAAGCAGCGGTctctggcagccaccaccacagccTCTACTCCACCCCACAGAACTGA